One region of Sphingomonas abietis genomic DNA includes:
- a CDS encoding ABC transporter permease — translation MSLAWRLALRDLKAGGRGLWLLALCLFLGTAALAGIGSLSASILGALDAQSHIMLGGDLEMRVSQRLATVEESAAFATAGTTSETVRMRAMAQPVAAGAPVLVTLKAVDAAWPLVGRFALQPGATTARPHGLQAAIAPALADRMGLHVGDAIRIGTARLTVIGIVASEPDHLGEGFSLGPLVLVDMAGLQATGLVQPGSLYDTRYRLRLPPGTDAAALGERFTARFPSAGWTAHTPDAAAGNLRQGIAQLGQFLLLVGLAALAIAGVGIGSGVSAYLAGKTRTIATLKVLGARSGTIAAMILAQLGIVAGSSTLLGLLLGAFVPAIVTAMVGDALPVPPRLGLYPEPLLVAGGLGLLVALLFSLPALARARSVPAATLLRGVLAAARRPSWQIVVGMAALLAILVALAVLTASDRAIALGFVGATGALVLLLWLIGLALRFALARLPKPRRPLPRLALANLYRPGAPTDRLILALGLGFSLFVALAVIDTSLSSEMRGAAPAKAPRFFAIDLQPEDAATFHAAVTHAAPGARIEAVPSLRGAIVALKGVRVADMKTLPDGAWILKGDRTITWSATLPPRNAITAGRWWPADYHGPPLVSMEDKAAQTLGLKVGDVITVSVLGVEVPARIAALRKVDWSGLGLNFALVFSPGYIEEAPHGLLASVYAAPDRDGAIALAVANALPSVSLIRTGDIIGQIGTLLGQIALAIRAAAAVTVAAGIVVLVGAVTASGQARRYDIAVLKLLGASRRQVLIGQAIEYALLSALLTGVALAIGGLGGWYVVVHVFSLPWAPDVGVVAATLAVSIAMTLGVGLLGSLPSLATRPAATLREG, via the coding sequence GTGAGCCTTGCCTGGCGGCTGGCGCTCCGGGATCTGAAGGCCGGCGGCCGGGGCCTGTGGCTGCTCGCGCTGTGCCTGTTCCTCGGCACCGCCGCGCTGGCCGGGATCGGCAGTCTTTCGGCCAGCATCCTCGGTGCGCTCGATGCGCAGAGCCATATCATGCTCGGCGGCGATCTCGAGATGCGGGTGTCGCAACGGCTCGCGACCGTCGAGGAAAGCGCCGCCTTCGCCACCGCCGGCACCACCTCCGAGACGGTGCGGATGCGCGCGATGGCGCAGCCCGTGGCCGCCGGCGCGCCGGTGCTGGTCACGCTCAAGGCGGTCGACGCGGCATGGCCGCTGGTCGGCCGCTTCGCGCTCCAGCCCGGTGCGACGACTGCCCGCCCCCATGGCTTGCAGGCCGCGATCGCGCCGGCGCTCGCCGATCGCATGGGACTGCACGTCGGCGACGCGATCCGGATCGGCACCGCGCGACTGACGGTGATCGGCATCGTCGCCAGCGAACCCGATCATCTCGGCGAGGGGTTCAGCCTCGGCCCGCTCGTGCTGGTCGACATGGCCGGCCTGCAGGCCACCGGCCTGGTCCAGCCCGGCAGCCTCTACGACACCCGCTACCGGCTGCGGCTGCCGCCCGGCACCGATGCGGCAGCGTTGGGCGAGCGCTTCACCGCCCGCTTCCCCAGCGCCGGCTGGACGGCGCATACCCCCGATGCGGCGGCGGGCAATCTGCGGCAGGGCATCGCCCAGCTCGGCCAGTTCCTGCTGCTCGTCGGCCTCGCCGCGCTGGCGATCGCCGGCGTCGGCATCGGCAGCGGGGTCAGCGCCTATCTCGCCGGCAAGACCCGCACGATCGCGACGCTGAAGGTGCTCGGCGCCCGATCCGGCACGATCGCGGCGATGATCCTGGCGCAGCTCGGCATCGTCGCGGGGAGCAGCACCCTGCTCGGCCTGCTGCTGGGCGCATTCGTGCCGGCGATCGTCACCGCCATGGTCGGCGATGCGCTGCCGGTGCCGCCGCGCCTCGGCCTCTATCCCGAGCCGCTGCTGGTCGCCGGCGGGCTCGGCCTGCTGGTCGCCCTGCTCTTCTCGCTGCCGGCGCTGGCCCGCGCCCGATCGGTGCCGGCCGCAACGCTGCTGCGCGGCGTGCTGGCGGCCGCCCGCAGGCCCTCGTGGCAGATCGTCGTCGGCATGGCGGCGCTGCTCGCCATCCTCGTCGCGCTGGCCGTGCTGACCGCCAGCGATCGCGCCATCGCGCTCGGCTTTGTCGGCGCGACCGGCGCGCTGGTGCTGCTGCTCTGGCTGATCGGGCTGGCGCTGCGCTTCGCGCTCGCCCGCCTGCCCAAGCCGCGCCGGCCCTTGCCGCGTCTGGCGCTCGCCAACCTCTACCGCCCCGGCGCGCCGACCGACCGGCTGATTCTGGCGCTCGGCCTCGGCTTCTCGCTGTTCGTGGCGCTGGCGGTGATCGACACCAGCCTGTCGAGCGAGATGCGCGGCGCCGCCCCCGCCAAGGCCCCGCGCTTCTTCGCGATCGACCTCCAGCCGGAGGATGCCGCGACCTTCCACGCCGCCGTCACCCATGCCGCACCCGGCGCGCGGATCGAGGCGGTGCCCTCGCTGCGCGGCGCGATCGTGGCACTGAAGGGCGTCCGCGTCGCCGACATGAAGACGCTGCCCGACGGCGCGTGGATCCTGAAGGGCGATCGCACGATCACCTGGTCGGCGACGCTGCCGCCGCGCAACGCGATCACCGCCGGCCGGTGGTGGCCCGCCGACTATCATGGCCCCCCCCTGGTCTCGATGGAGGACAAGGCCGCGCAGACGCTCGGGCTCAAGGTCGGCGACGTCATCACCGTCTCGGTGCTCGGCGTCGAGGTGCCGGCGCGGATCGCGGCGCTGCGGAAGGTCGATTGGAGCGGGCTCGGGCTCAACTTCGCGCTGGTCTTCTCCCCCGGCTATATCGAGGAGGCGCCACACGGGCTGCTCGCCAGCGTCTATGCCGCGCCCGATCGGGATGGCGCGATCGCGCTGGCGGTGGCCAATGCCCTGCCCTCGGTATCGCTGATCCGCACCGGCGACATCATCGGCCAGATCGGGACTTTGCTCGGCCAGATCGCGCTGGCCATCCGCGCCGCCGCCGCCGTGACGGTCGCCGCCGGCATCGTCGTGCTGGTCGGCGCGGTCACCGCGTCCGGGCAGGCGCGCCGCTACGATATCGCGGTACTCAAGCTGCTCGGCGCCAGCCGGCGGCAGGTGCTGATCGGCCAGGCCATCGAATATGCCCTGCTCTCCGCCTTGCTGACCGGGGTGGCGCTGGCGATCGGCGGGCTCGGCGGCTGGTACGTCGTCGTCCATGTCTTCAGCCTGCCCTGGGCGCCGGACGTCGGCGTGGTGGCGGCAACGCTGGCCGTCTCGATCGCGATGACGCTGGGCGTGGGCCTGCTCGGCTCGTTGCCGTCGCTGGCGACCCGCCCGGCCGCTACCCTGCGCGAAGGCTGA
- a CDS encoding glycoside hydrolase family 31 protein: MIALPAVAAPMASLDRHGSIVAIEPYAPNIVRVTIAVDPTLADAPPGDGPNAKSDATGWSHRTDASGDVFASAALSLTVAAQPWPKAPTQMERYFAPALPPVSVTVKTADGQPLTTMTGWSMAPHDVTGEKTFKVGASFDAPADEHYYGLGQNQEGILDLRGRTIDCKHNYDAPAGETVCVPFMVTNKGYGIVWDNASDTTVSPGLHGSTNWTSNVGERVSFFIIAGKSYDDLYAGYAKLTGATPLPPKAAFGLIQSKARYTSQQELMDIAKGYRSRGYPLDVMVLDWFYWSRMGQLDIDHTYYLDPKGMNDALHAMGMHSIVSVWPRFERESRYFNFLSAKGWLLKDKDGNVVDGLPVRSDRAGALIDSTNPAAREWYWDRIRDNIASQGFDWFWLDETEPDLVPDGSFYSIGTGDRYHNLFPLLHTESVAEGSARDRPDKRNLILCRAAYLGSQRNGCLFWSSDVHSTWEALQRQVPAGLNFTASGLAYWGSDTGGWQDPSGPPPLHPPLVDPAGATAMPTSYTDYPELFVRWFQYNSFTPTLRIHGQRPGTAIWQYGAAAEPILAKYLRLRYALIPYLYSLGRETYETGAPFMRGLFMDFPNDPAVATIGDEYMLGKAFLVAPVTQQGQTSRPVYLPAGADWYDYWTNRKYTGGQTITAAAPIETIPLFVRAGSIVPMGAQVQSTMEHQPLESIRVYPGKDATFTLYDDDGETNAYRNGQDSKTLLEWNEAAKRLVPSGKSAVKIDPALVKIIAPE; encoded by the coding sequence ATGATAGCGCTACCAGCAGTCGCGGCGCCGATGGCAAGCCTCGATCGCCACGGCAGCATCGTCGCGATCGAGCCCTATGCACCGAACATCGTGCGCGTCACCATCGCGGTCGATCCGACGCTGGCCGATGCGCCGCCGGGCGACGGCCCCAACGCCAAGTCCGATGCGACCGGCTGGAGCCATCGCACCGACGCTTCTGGCGACGTCTTCGCGTCCGCGGCGCTCTCGCTCACCGTCGCGGCGCAGCCCTGGCCCAAGGCGCCGACCCAGATGGAACGCTATTTCGCGCCGGCGCTGCCGCCGGTGTCGGTGACGGTGAAGACCGCGGACGGCCAGCCGCTCACCACCATGACCGGCTGGAGCATGGCTCCGCATGACGTGACCGGCGAAAAGACCTTCAAGGTCGGCGCCTCCTTCGACGCGCCCGCCGACGAGCATTATTACGGCCTCGGCCAGAACCAGGAGGGCATTCTCGACCTCCGCGGTCGCACCATCGATTGCAAGCATAATTATGACGCGCCGGCCGGCGAGACGGTCTGCGTGCCGTTCATGGTCACCAACAAGGGTTATGGCATCGTCTGGGACAATGCGTCGGACACGACCGTCTCGCCCGGCCTGCACGGCAGCACCAACTGGACGTCCAATGTCGGCGAGCGCGTGTCCTTCTTCATCATTGCCGGCAAGAGCTATGACGATCTCTATGCCGGCTACGCCAAGCTGACCGGCGCCACGCCGCTGCCGCCCAAGGCCGCCTTCGGCCTGATCCAGAGCAAGGCGCGCTACACCAGCCAGCAGGAACTGATGGACATCGCCAAGGGCTATCGCAGCCGTGGCTATCCGCTCGACGTGATGGTGCTCGACTGGTTCTACTGGTCGCGGATGGGCCAGCTCGACATCGATCACACTTATTATCTCGACCCCAAGGGCATGAACGACGCGCTCCACGCGATGGGGATGCACTCGATCGTCAGCGTCTGGCCGCGTTTCGAGCGCGAATCGCGCTATTTCAATTTCCTCAGCGCCAAGGGCTGGCTGCTGAAGGACAAGGACGGCAATGTCGTGGACGGCCTGCCGGTCCGCTCGGATCGCGCCGGCGCACTGATCGACAGCACCAACCCGGCCGCACGCGAATGGTATTGGGATCGCATCCGCGACAATATCGCCAGCCAGGGCTTCGACTGGTTCTGGCTGGACGAAACCGAACCCGATCTGGTGCCGGACGGCTCCTTCTATTCGATCGGCACCGGCGATCGCTATCACAACCTGTTCCCGTTGCTCCACACCGAGAGCGTAGCGGAAGGTTCGGCGCGCGACCGGCCGGACAAACGCAACCTGATCCTGTGCCGCGCCGCCTATCTCGGTTCGCAGCGCAATGGCTGCCTGTTCTGGTCCTCCGACGTTCACTCCACCTGGGAAGCCTTGCAGCGGCAGGTGCCGGCCGGGCTGAACTTCACCGCGTCGGGCCTCGCTTATTGGGGCAGCGACACCGGCGGCTGGCAAGATCCATCAGGTCCGCCGCCGCTCCATCCGCCGCTGGTCGATCCGGCCGGCGCCACCGCGATGCCGACAAGCTACACCGATTATCCGGAATTGTTCGTCCGCTGGTTCCAGTATAACAGCTTCACGCCGACGCTGCGCATCCACGGCCAGCGGCCGGGCACCGCGATCTGGCAGTACGGCGCCGCGGCCGAGCCGATCCTCGCGAAATATCTGCGCCTGCGCTACGCGCTGATCCCCTATCTCTACTCGCTCGGCCGCGAGACCTATGAGACGGGCGCGCCGTTCATGCGCGGCCTGTTCATGGATTTTCCGAACGACCCGGCGGTCGCCACCATCGGCGACGAATATATGCTGGGCAAGGCGTTCCTCGTCGCGCCCGTCACCCAGCAGGGCCAGACCAGCCGTCCGGTCTATCTGCCCGCTGGCGCCGACTGGTATGATTACTGGACCAACCGCAAATATACCGGCGGCCAGACGATCACCGCCGCGGCCCCGATCGAAACGATCCCGCTGTTCGTGCGCGCCGGTTCGATCGTCCCGATGGGCGCGCAGGTGCAGAGCACGATGGAGCATCAGCCGCTGGAGAGCATCCGTGTCTATCCGGGCAAGGATGCGACCTTCACACTGTATGACGACGACGGCGAAACCAATGCCTACCGCAACGGCCAGGACAGCAAGACGCTGCTCGAATGGAATGAGGCCGCCAAGCGGCTGGTCCCGAGCGGCAAATCGGCCGTGAAGATCGATCCCGCGCTGGTGAAGATCATCGCACCGGAATGA
- a CDS encoding phosphoribosylaminoimidazolesuccinocarboxamide synthase — MSPHDFTPFASRTLDDATIAELPRHYRGKVRDNYDLADGRRIIIASDRLSAFDRILCAVPFKGQLLTQTARFWFEQTADIAANHVLTYPDPNVLICRRLDILPVEIVVRGYLAGTTGTSILTLYKAGQRQMYGIELPDGMRDNEQLPTPIITPTSKEFDGGHDEPLTPAEILERKLLTAAQWDELSATALALFARGQKLASERGLILADTKYEFGVDAEGKIVLADEIHTPDSSRYWKQASYQQRFEAGERPDSFDKDFVRSWVAARCDPYKDPIPVIPEQLILGTAAVYAEAFETITGQSFEPDLEGATVLERIRERLAPLFVER; from the coding sequence ATGTCGCCTCACGATTTCACGCCCTTCGCATCGCGAACGCTGGATGACGCCACGATCGCGGAGCTTCCCCGGCATTATCGCGGCAAGGTCCGCGACAATTACGATCTGGCCGACGGTCGCCGCATCATCATCGCGAGCGACCGGCTGAGCGCGTTCGATCGCATCCTCTGCGCCGTCCCCTTCAAGGGCCAGCTGCTCACCCAGACCGCGCGCTTCTGGTTCGAGCAGACCGCGGACATCGCCGCCAACCATGTGCTGACCTACCCCGATCCCAATGTGCTGATCTGCCGCCGGCTCGACATCCTGCCGGTCGAGATCGTGGTGCGCGGCTATCTCGCCGGCACCACCGGCACCTCGATCCTGACGCTCTACAAGGCCGGCCAGCGCCAGATGTACGGCATTGAGCTGCCGGACGGGATGCGCGACAATGAACAGCTGCCGACGCCGATCATCACGCCGACCAGCAAGGAGTTCGACGGCGGCCATGACGAGCCGCTGACGCCCGCCGAGATCCTCGAGCGCAAGCTGCTCACCGCCGCCCAGTGGGACGAGCTGAGCGCCACCGCGCTGGCGCTGTTCGCACGCGGCCAGAAGCTGGCGAGCGAGCGCGGCCTGATCCTCGCCGACACCAAATATGAGTTCGGCGTCGATGCCGAGGGCAAGATCGTGCTGGCCGACGAAATCCACACGCCGGACAGCAGCCGCTACTGGAAGCAGGCGAGCTACCAGCAGCGCTTCGAGGCCGGCGAGCGGCCCGACAGCTTCGACAAGGATTTCGTCCGCTCCTGGGTCGCGGCGCGCTGCGATCCCTACAAGGATCCGATCCCGGTCATTCCCGAGCAGCTGATCCTCGGCACCGCCGCGGTCTATGCCGAGGCCTTCGAGACGATCACCGGGCAGAGCTTCGAGCCCGATCTCGAAGGTGCCACGGTGCTGGAGCGGATCCGCGAGCGGCTCGCCCCGCTGTTCGTCGAGCGCTGA
- a CDS encoding ABC transporter ATP-binding protein codes for MPFSASPQPPAPDSAPDSIVIEARNLTLSLGRAPAQVQILRGIDLTVTAGESVALLGPSGSGKSSLMALLAGLERPSGGSVRVAGLDFVGLDEDRLAIARRGRIGIVLQAFHLLPTMTALENVAVPLELAGEANAFARAASELDAVGLGHRLTHYPAQLSGGEQQRVAIARALAPRPALLFADEPTGNLDAATGSAIMDLLFARHREAGATLFVITHDPNLAARCGRIVELGDGHIVDDRTTA; via the coding sequence GTGCCATTCTCCGCTTCTCCACAACCGCCCGCGCCGGACAGCGCCCCCGATAGCATCGTCATCGAGGCGCGCAATCTGACGCTGTCGCTTGGTCGTGCGCCTGCCCAGGTGCAAATTCTGCGCGGGATCGACCTGACCGTGACGGCGGGCGAGAGCGTCGCGCTGCTCGGCCCGTCCGGATCGGGCAAGTCTTCGCTGATGGCGCTGCTCGCCGGGCTGGAACGGCCGAGCGGCGGATCGGTGCGCGTCGCCGGGCTGGACTTCGTCGGCCTCGACGAGGATCGGCTGGCGATCGCGCGGCGCGGCCGGATCGGCATCGTGCTCCAGGCCTTCCACCTGCTGCCGACGATGACCGCGCTGGAGAATGTCGCCGTCCCGCTCGAACTGGCCGGCGAGGCCAATGCCTTCGCGCGCGCCGCGAGCGAACTGGACGCGGTCGGGCTCGGCCATCGCCTGACCCATTATCCCGCCCAGCTTTCGGGCGGCGAGCAGCAGCGCGTCGCTATCGCCCGCGCGCTCGCGCCCCGCCCCGCCCTGCTGTTCGCCGACGAGCCGACCGGCAATCTCGACGCCGCGACGGGCAGCGCCATCATGGACCTGCTGTTCGCCCGCCACCGCGAGGCCGGCGCGACCTTGTTCGTCATTACCCACGACCCGAACCTCGCCGCGCGCTGCGGGCGGATCGTGGAGCTGGGCGACGGCCATATCGTCGACGACCGGACGACCGCGTGA
- a CDS encoding alpha/beta hydrolase codes for MPLVTRRVLLGAAAAAATTAATAAAVPLQLSANETIELWPGPPPGTGSAAIVRKVDDQDKTGTAPDRWISGIARPVMIVFRAPRPDGSAVLIAPGGGYGFLSYDNEGTAQAAWLNARGTTAFILLYRLPGEGWHQRQDVPLQDAQRAMRLIRARADHFGIQRDRIAVLGFSAGGHLAGSLATRHAERIYAPIDAADQIDARPDLAALLYPVVSLEAPFTHGGSRDALLGPDAPERMRLAYSVEHRVDATTPPIFLTAAADDGLVPPANSIALFNAMQAAQRPVALHIFESGGHGFGARLPKSNPGSTWPSLMERFAISHGLFAGNYG; via the coding sequence ATGCCGTTGGTAACCCGCCGAGTCCTGCTGGGCGCGGCCGCTGCGGCGGCCACCACAGCCGCCACCGCAGCCGCCGTCCCCCTCCAGCTTTCGGCCAACGAGACGATCGAATTGTGGCCCGGCCCGCCGCCCGGCACGGGATCGGCCGCCATCGTCCGCAAGGTCGACGATCAGGACAAGACCGGCACTGCCCCCGATCGCTGGATCAGCGGCATCGCGCGACCCGTGATGATCGTCTTCCGGGCGCCGCGGCCGGATGGTTCGGCGGTGCTGATCGCCCCCGGCGGCGGCTATGGCTTCCTGTCCTACGACAATGAGGGGACGGCACAGGCGGCCTGGCTGAACGCACGCGGCACCACCGCCTTCATCCTGCTCTATCGCCTGCCCGGCGAAGGCTGGCACCAGCGGCAGGACGTGCCGTTGCAGGATGCCCAGCGGGCGATGCGGCTGATCCGGGCACGTGCCGATCATTTCGGTATCCAGCGCGATCGCATCGCCGTGCTCGGCTTCTCGGCGGGCGGCCATCTCGCCGGATCGCTGGCGACCCGCCACGCCGAACGCATCTATGCGCCGATCGACGCGGCCGACCAGATCGATGCCCGCCCCGATCTCGCCGCCCTGCTCTACCCGGTGGTGAGCCTGGAAGCGCCCTTCACCCATGGCGGATCGCGCGACGCGCTGCTGGGGCCGGATGCGCCCGAAAGGATGCGGCTCGCTTATTCGGTCGAGCATCGTGTCGATGCCACCACGCCGCCGATCTTCCTCACCGCCGCCGCCGATGACGGGCTGGTGCCGCCCGCCAACAGCATCGCTTTGTTCAACGCGATGCAGGCCGCGCAGCGCCCGGTGGCGTTGCACATCTTCGAGTCCGGCGGCCATGGCTTCGGTGCCCGCCTGCCCAAATCGAACCCCGGATCGACATGGCCGAGCCTGATGGAGCGCTTTGCGATCAGCCACGGCCTGTTCGCCGGAAATTACGGCTGA
- a CDS encoding NAD-dependent succinate-semialdehyde dehydrogenase has protein sequence MAYLDTQLFIDGTWQNAADGRSLAVHNPATGQEIGRVAHASRADLDKALAAAQRGFEVWRDFTPAARSKIMRKAAALMRERADEIAQLLTQEQGKPLAEAKGEAMAAGDIIEWFAEEGFRVYGRLVPHRASLSIRQMVIKDPVGPVAAFTPWNFPVNQIVRKISAGLAAGCSMIVKAPEETPASPAALIKAFQDAGLPEGVLGLVFGDPAEISEYLIASPIIRKITFTGSTPVGKLLAGLAGKHMKRVSMELGGHAPVIVCDDADIDLAVKTIAPSKFRNAGQVCISPTRFLVHNSVKQQFAEAFAAYASGLKVGEGSADGTQMGPLANPRRLAAMAEFQEDAVAKGAKLLTGGSRIGDAGNFWQPTVLTDVPLEARIFNDEPFGPVAAIRGFDKLEEAIAEANRLSFGLAGYAFTRSLANADLLTRRVEVGMLWVNMAATPSAELPFGGIKDSGYGTEGGPEALDNYLNIRTVAVNQA, from the coding sequence ATGGCCTATCTGGATACCCAGCTCTTCATCGATGGCACGTGGCAGAATGCCGCCGATGGGCGGTCGCTCGCGGTCCATAATCCGGCCACCGGGCAGGAAATCGGCCGCGTTGCCCATGCCAGCCGCGCCGATCTGGACAAGGCGCTGGCGGCGGCACAGCGCGGTTTCGAGGTGTGGCGCGATTTCACGCCCGCCGCGCGCAGCAAGATCATGCGCAAGGCCGCCGCCCTGATGCGCGAGCGTGCCGACGAGATCGCGCAGCTGCTGACCCAAGAGCAGGGTAAGCCGCTGGCCGAGGCCAAGGGCGAGGCGATGGCCGCCGGCGACATCATCGAATGGTTCGCCGAGGAAGGCTTCCGCGTCTATGGCCGCCTCGTGCCGCATCGCGCCAGCCTGTCGATCCGGCAGATGGTGATCAAGGATCCGGTCGGCCCGGTTGCCGCCTTCACGCCGTGGAACTTCCCGGTCAATCAGATCGTCCGCAAGATCTCGGCCGGCCTCGCCGCGGGCTGCTCGATGATCGTCAAGGCGCCGGAGGAAACCCCGGCCAGCCCGGCCGCGCTGATCAAGGCGTTCCAGGATGCCGGCCTGCCGGAAGGCGTGCTGGGCCTCGTCTTCGGCGATCCGGCGGAGATTTCGGAATATCTGATCGCCAGCCCGATCATCCGCAAGATCACCTTCACCGGCTCCACCCCGGTCGGCAAGCTGCTCGCCGGGCTGGCGGGCAAGCATATGAAGCGGGTGTCGATGGAGCTGGGTGGCCACGCCCCCGTGATCGTGTGCGACGATGCCGACATCGATCTCGCGGTGAAGACGATCGCACCGTCCAAGTTCCGCAATGCCGGACAGGTGTGCATCTCGCCGACGCGCTTCCTCGTCCACAACAGCGTGAAGCAGCAGTTCGCCGAGGCGTTCGCGGCCTATGCCAGCGGCCTCAAAGTGGGTGAGGGCTCGGCCGACGGCACCCAGATGGGCCCGCTCGCCAATCCGCGCCGGCTCGCCGCGATGGCCGAGTTCCAGGAGGATGCCGTCGCCAAGGGCGCCAAGCTGCTGACCGGCGGCAGCCGGATCGGCGACGCCGGCAATTTCTGGCAGCCGACGGTGCTGACCGACGTGCCGCTGGAGGCGCGCATCTTCAACGACGAGCCGTTCGGCCCGGTCGCCGCGATCCGTGGCTTCGACAAGCTGGAGGAGGCGATCGCCGAGGCCAATCGGCTGTCGTTCGGGCTGGCCGGCTATGCCTTCACGCGCTCGCTTGCCAATGCCGATCTGCTGACCCGCCGGGTCGAGGTCGGGATGCTGTGGGTCAACATGGCGGCGACGCCGTCGGCCGAGCTGCCCTTCGGCGGCATCAAGGATTCGGGCTATGGCACCGAAGGCGGCCCCGAGGCGCTCGATAACTACCTGAACATCCGCACGGTTGCCGTCAACCAGGCCTGA
- a CDS encoding arylesterase: MLALSALAGAPAHAAVPLIWAFGDSLTAGLGLPPHDGFTTQLEGALRRSGIPATVKNGGISGDTAAQGRARLLWGLRGLGVKPDLVIVELGANDMLRGLPTAQLATNLDLILAELQRRHIRVLIAGMKAAPNLGPDYRRAFDAIYPALARRYDVPLYPFYLDGVVGRPALIQADGIHPNAQGVAIVVARMLPTVRRALARPDPAG; this comes from the coding sequence ATGCTCGCACTTTCTGCGCTGGCCGGAGCGCCCGCGCACGCCGCCGTACCGCTGATCTGGGCGTTCGGCGACAGCCTTACCGCCGGCCTCGGCCTGCCGCCGCATGACGGCTTCACCACCCAGCTGGAGGGCGCGCTGCGCCGCTCCGGGATTCCTGCGACCGTCAAGAATGGCGGCATTTCGGGCGATACCGCCGCACAGGGTCGCGCCCGGCTGCTTTGGGGCCTGCGCGGGCTGGGCGTGAAGCCCGATCTGGTGATCGTCGAACTCGGCGCCAACGACATGCTGCGCGGCCTGCCGACGGCGCAGCTGGCGACCAACCTCGATCTCATTCTCGCCGAATTGCAGCGCCGCCATATCCGGGTGCTGATCGCCGGCATGAAGGCCGCGCCCAATCTCGGGCCGGACTATCGGCGGGCGTTCGATGCGATCTATCCGGCGCTGGCCCGTCGCTATGACGTGCCGCTCTATCCCTTCTATCTCGACGGCGTGGTCGGCAGGCCGGCGCTGATCCAGGCTGACGGCATCCATCCCAATGCGCAGGGCGTGGCGATCGTGGTGGCGCGGATGCTGCCGACCGTTCGGCGCGCGCTCGCCCGCCCCGATCCGGCGGGCTGA
- the cls gene encoding cardiolipin synthase, with amino-acid sequence MTGHPDFETIYYACEWAVRIGALAVVPLRRTPAATRSWLLLIFFLPIPGLLLFLAIGSPRFPAWREKRFKALLPFFTDIATRQKGGLPISEDHLSIAALAEKLGHMPATSGNNCELLDDYDGVIDRLVADIGEARHTVHLLVYIFADDATGRRVIAALADARRRGVECRVMLDSVGSARWRKGAIRLLSEADVEVREALPFHVIHNRTRRDMRNHRKLFLIDGVIGYAGSQNIVDKDFRTGVVNHELAARVTGPVVASMVALVEADWSLETGTPPDAVVTIPPVAGQACAQLLPSGADYPLEGFETLLVWQLHRAEHHVIVATPYFIPDEDVLGAMRTAVARGVTVDLVVSAVVDQPLVSLAQCSYYDDLLKAGIRVNLFRDYLLHAKNVSIDDRFAIVGSSNVDLRSFQLNEEASLLLLDASSVAAVRAIQQGYIDGSDKLDLATWRQRPLVRRLIENIAALVSSLL; translated from the coding sequence ATGACAGGGCACCCCGATTTCGAGACGATCTATTATGCGTGCGAATGGGCGGTGCGCATCGGCGCGCTGGCCGTCGTGCCGCTGCGCCGGACGCCCGCCGCGACGCGCAGCTGGCTGCTGCTGATCTTCTTCCTGCCCATTCCCGGCCTGTTGCTGTTCCTGGCGATCGGCAGCCCGCGTTTCCCGGCGTGGCGCGAGAAGCGCTTCAAGGCGCTGCTCCCCTTCTTCACCGACATCGCCACCCGGCAGAAGGGCGGCCTCCCGATTTCCGAAGACCATCTGTCGATCGCGGCACTGGCCGAGAAGCTCGGCCACATGCCGGCGACATCCGGCAACAACTGCGAATTGCTCGACGATTATGACGGCGTGATCGATCGGCTGGTGGCGGATATCGGCGAGGCCCGCCACACGGTGCATCTGCTGGTCTACATCTTCGCCGACGATGCGACCGGCCGGCGAGTGATCGCGGCGCTGGCCGATGCGCGCCGGCGGGGCGTGGAATGCCGGGTGATGCTCGATTCGGTCGGTTCGGCGCGCTGGCGCAAGGGCGCGATCCGGTTGCTGAGCGAGGCCGACGTGGAGGTGCGCGAGGCGCTGCCCTTCCACGTCATCCACAACCGGACGCGGCGCGACATGCGCAATCACCGCAAGCTGTTCCTGATCGACGGCGTCATCGGCTATGCGGGTTCGCAGAATATCGTCGACAAGGATTTCCGAACCGGCGTCGTCAACCACGAGCTGGCGGCCCGCGTCACCGGCCCGGTGGTGGCGAGCATGGTCGCGCTGGTCGAGGCGGACTGGAGCCTGGAGACGGGCACCCCGCCGGACGCCGTGGTGACGATCCCGCCGGTTGCCGGCCAGGCCTGCGCGCAATTGCTGCCGAGCGGCGCCGACTATCCGCTGGAGGGGTTCGAGACGCTGCTGGTCTGGCAGCTCCACCGCGCCGAGCATCATGTCATCGTTGCGACCCCCTATTTCATTCCCGACGAGGATGTCCTCGGGGCGATGCGGACGGCGGTAGCGCGCGGCGTGACCGTCGATCTGGTAGTCTCCGCCGTGGTCGACCAGCCCCTCGTCAGCCTTGCGCAATGCTCCTATTATGACGATCTGCTCAAGGCCGGCATCCGCGTGAACCTGTTCCGTGACTATCTGCTGCACGCCAAGAATGTCAGCATCGACGATCGCTTCGCCATCGTCGGCTCCAGCAACGTCGATCTGCGCTCCTTCCAGCTCAACGAGGAGGCGAGCCTGCTGCTGCTCGATGCGTCGTCGGTGGCCGCCGTCCGGGCGATCCAGCAAGGCTATATCGACGGCAGCGACAAGCTCGATCTCGCGACATGGCGGCAGCGTCCGCTGGTCCGGCGGCTGATCGAGAACATCGCCGCTTTGGTCAGTTCGCTGCTCTAA